GGGATGTACAGCCGTTTTGAGTAAACATACTCCCAAAGGATGATTTTTGTATTCCCGCTAACAAAGATTTCAGTACAGGTGTACCAGGGTGCATCCGTAAAGAATCTTAAGTAAACCTTCAGGAGTTTGACATGAACAAAGGTGAATTAGTTGATGCCGTAGCTGAAAAGGCTAGTGTTACCAAGAAACAAGCGGATGCAGTCTTAACTGCCGCTTTGGAAACGATTATTGAAGCGGTTTCCTCTGGTGATAAGGTGACATTGGTGGGATTTGGCTCATTTGAATCACGCGAACGTAAAGCCCGCGAAGGTCGCAACCCGAAAACAAATGAGAAAATGGAAATTCCCGCAACGAGAGTTCCTGCTTTCTCCGCAGGCAAACTGTTTAGAGAAAAGGTAGCACCCCCAAAAGCATAGGTTCTGTCTTCGGGAACCCTTTTTTAATGCGGCAACCTGCACACGGGGGGAATTTAGCCTGGGCAGCAGCACTGGCTGGCTGTCCCCCTGATGCTATTCTGGATTTTTCTGCTAGCATCAGCCCGTTGGGGCCTCCAAACAGCGCGATCGCTGCTATACTGTCCCAACTTGGTAATCTTAAGCACTATCCAGATCCAAACTATAGTGAACTGAGACTAGCTCTCAGTCACTTCCATCAACTGCCTCCTGAGTGGATTCTGCCGGGTAACGGCTCCGCAGAATTACTCACTTTAATAGGTAGGGAATTGGCTCAATTAGCCGCGACAACTTTAATCACTCCAGCCTTTGGTGACTATTACCGAACCTTGGCAGCGTATAACGCTAATGTGCTGGAGTGTCCTTTGTCATTAGTCACTGGTCATTGGTCAT
The Nostoc punctiforme PCC 73102 genome window above contains:
- a CDS encoding HU family DNA-binding protein yields the protein MNKGELVDAVAEKASVTKKQADAVLTAALETIIEAVSSGDKVTLVGFGSFESRERKAREGRNPKTNEKMEIPATRVPAFSAGKLFREKVAPPKA